In one window of Phycisphaerales bacterium DNA:
- a CDS encoding glycosyltransferase family 4 protein, with amino-acid sequence MSVPASPENQPIRVCFQQPALPAYRVPVFAELAQRPGISVEVLFSDKAKLPNVAAEGFEARQVAERTLLKWPRKVRWVSAQMEAVDPARADVAVLEYNAGAPSLLPAIGRAKKHGVGVVLWGHGYSVRDSAWSRRLRNWIGRKADAVVLYNHPARERMIEEGFDPKRLFVALNALDQGAIQVSREKWLGDPDRLAAFQREHGLDRGPVVLFVSRLYAQNRLELLLHAAAALTDTHPDLVVVVVGDGDQREHLADLSRKLGIEERVRMPGAIYGEDALAPWFLSARAFVYPDYMGLSALHALGYGLPVITSQDMSRHGPEAATVEHGRSGLLVDLGEPGSLAGAIARLVDDPEAARQMGEAGRQVVLERCTVANMVDGHEAAIRFAHARALRRR; translated from the coding sequence ATGAGCGTGCCCGCTTCGCCCGAGAACCAGCCCATCCGCGTGTGCTTCCAGCAGCCGGCGCTGCCGGCTTATCGCGTGCCCGTGTTCGCGGAGCTGGCCCAACGCCCGGGGATCTCGGTCGAGGTGCTCTTCAGCGACAAGGCCAAGCTGCCAAACGTAGCGGCCGAGGGCTTCGAGGCTCGCCAGGTGGCCGAGCGGACGCTGTTGAAGTGGCCCAGGAAGGTTCGGTGGGTGTCGGCTCAGATGGAAGCGGTCGATCCGGCACGCGCCGACGTGGCGGTGCTGGAGTACAACGCGGGGGCGCCCAGCCTGCTTCCGGCCATTGGGCGTGCGAAGAAGCATGGCGTGGGCGTGGTGCTGTGGGGGCACGGCTACTCGGTGCGAGACTCGGCGTGGTCTCGCCGGCTTCGCAACTGGATCGGTCGCAAGGCCGACGCCGTCGTGCTGTACAACCACCCGGCCCGGGAGCGCATGATCGAGGAAGGCTTCGATCCCAAGCGACTGTTCGTGGCGCTCAATGCGCTCGACCAGGGGGCCATCCAGGTCTCACGAGAGAAGTGGCTGGGCGATCCCGATCGGCTGGCGGCCTTCCAGCGAGAGCACGGGCTGGATCGCGGGCCGGTGGTGCTGTTCGTCTCGCGGCTGTATGCCCAGAACCGTCTCGAGTTGCTGCTGCACGCCGCGGCTGCGCTGACGGATACGCACCCGGATCTGGTGGTGGTGGTGGTGGGCGACGGCGATCAGCGCGAGCACCTGGCAGACTTGTCGCGGAAGCTGGGCATCGAGGAGCGGGTCCGCATGCCCGGGGCGATCTACGGCGAGGATGCGCTGGCTCCGTGGTTCCTCTCGGCCCGGGCCTTCGTGTATCCCGACTATATGGGGCTGAGCGCATTGCACGCTCTTGGGTATGGCCTGCCGGTGATCACCAGCCAGGACATGTCCCGCCATGGCCCCGAGGCAGCCACCGTGGAGCACGGCCGCAGCGGGTTGCTGGTCGACCTGGGCGAGCCCGGCTCGCTGGCGGGGGCGATCGCCCGGCTGGTGGACGACCCCGAGGCCGCCCGGCAGATGGGCGAGGCGGGGCGGCAGGTGGTGCTGGAGCGGTGCACCGTGGCCAACATGGTCGACGGGCACGAGGCGGCCATCCGCTTTGCCCATGCCCGGGCGCTGCGGCGGCGTTGA